Proteins encoded together in one Streptomyces sp. B1I3 window:
- a CDS encoding winged helix-turn-helix domain-containing protein, which produces MRPVGGGAGQGPAAHGWEGQRWTLARIKMVIGRHFHLTYTIQGARKLLVT; this is translated from the coding sequence ATTCGCCCAGTTGGAGGCGGAGCCGGCCAAGGACCTGCCGCGCACGGTTGGGAGGGCCAGCGATGGACGCTCGCGCGGATCAAGATGGTGATCGGCCGACACTTCCATCTGACCTACACCATCCAGGGCGCGCGAAAACTGCTAGTGACCTGA
- a CDS encoding IS630 family transposase, with translation MSRPGPKIPPLSVTDAQRAVLEGWVRRRSTAQALAQRSRIVLECAEGHSILEVSRRLNVAADTVRTWRRRFIERGLDGLSDEPRPGAPRKISDADVERVIVKTLEERPKNATHWSTRSMAAATGMSQSAISRIWRAFALAPHRSETFKLSTDPFFIDKVRDVVGLYLDPPERALVLCVDEKSQIQALDRSQPVLPMMPGVPERRSHDYIRAGTTTLFAALEVATGKVIGSLHRRHRAAEFKKFLAKVDKEVPAGLEVHLILDNYATHKTPAVKKWLLAHPRFHLHFTPTSSSWLNLVERWFAELTQKKLKRGVHRSVQALERDIRAWVADWNDHPRPFIWTKTADEILDKVASYCRRISDSGH, from the coding sequence ATGAGTCGTCCGGGTCCGAAGATTCCGCCGTTGTCGGTGACTGATGCCCAGCGGGCTGTGCTGGAGGGTTGGGTGCGTCGTCGTTCGACGGCCCAGGCGCTGGCTCAGCGTTCGCGGATCGTGCTGGAGTGCGCCGAGGGGCATTCGATCCTGGAGGTCTCTCGCCGGCTGAATGTTGCCGCGGACACCGTCCGCACCTGGCGGCGGCGGTTCATCGAACGTGGCCTGGACGGCCTGTCCGACGAACCGCGGCCCGGCGCCCCGAGGAAGATCAGTGACGCCGACGTCGAGCGGGTCATCGTCAAGACACTCGAGGAGAGGCCGAAGAACGCCACCCATTGGTCGACCCGGTCGATGGCGGCCGCCACGGGCATGTCGCAGTCGGCCATCTCCCGGATCTGGCGGGCGTTCGCGCTGGCTCCGCACCGGTCTGAGACGTTCAAGCTGTCCACGGACCCGTTCTTCATCGACAAGGTCCGCGATGTTGTGGGCCTCTACCTGGATCCGCCGGAAAGAGCGCTGGTCCTCTGCGTGGACGAGAAGTCGCAGATCCAGGCCCTGGACCGGTCCCAGCCCGTGCTGCCGATGATGCCGGGCGTCCCGGAACGCCGAAGCCACGACTACATCCGTGCCGGCACCACCACCCTGTTCGCGGCTCTGGAAGTGGCGACCGGCAAAGTCATCGGCTCATTGCACCGCCGCCATCGGGCAGCCGAGTTCAAGAAGTTCCTGGCCAAGGTCGACAAGGAAGTGCCAGCCGGTCTCGAGGTGCACTTGATCCTCGACAACTACGCGACCCACAAGACACCGGCGGTCAAGAAGTGGCTGCTGGCACACCCTCGATTCCACCTGCACTTCACACCCACCAGTTCGTCCTGGCTGAACCTGGTGGAGCGATGGTTCGCCGAGCTCACGCAGAAGAAGCTCAAACGCGGTGTCCACCGTTCCGTCCAGGCACTGGAACGCGATATCCGGGCCTGGGTCGCGGACTGGAACGACCACCCACGGCCCTTCATCTGGACCAAGACTGCCGACGAAATCCTCGACAAGGTCGCCAGCTACTGCCGGCGAATCTCTGACTCAGGTCACTAG
- a CDS encoding IS5 family transposase (programmed frameshift) encodes MVGIVERLVPDELWELFQRVVPEAPSRPQGGGRRRHGDREVLAAIVFVATSGCTWQQLPSASFGPSGATAHRRFSEWSKARVWAKLHRLVLDELGARGELDWSRCAIDSVNMRALKKGDLTGPNPVDRGKYGSKIHLITERSGLPISVGISGANLHDSQALIPLVKGIPPIRSRRGRRRRKPGKLHADKGYDYPHLRRWLRERGIAHRIARKGVESSQRLGRHRWTVERTMAWLAGCRRLHRRYERKADHFLAFTSIACTLICYRRLAK; translated from the exons ATGGTGGGGATCGTTGAGCGGCTGGTGCCGGATGAGTTGTGGGAGTTGTTCCAGCGGGTGGTGCCTGAGGCGCCGTCGCGGCCTCAGGGCGGTGGTCGGCGTCGGCACGGCGACCGGGAAGTGCTGGCGGCGATCGTCTTCGTGGCCACGTCGGGTTGTACCTGGCAGCAGCTGCCTTCAGCGTCGTTCGGTCCGTCCGGAGCGACCGCCCACCGGCGGTTCTCGGAGTGGTCGAAGGCCAGGGTGTGGGCCAAGCTCCACCGCCTGGTCCTCGACGAACTCGGTGCCCGCGGAGAGCTGGACTGGTCGCGGTGCGCGATCGACTCGGTGAACATGCGGGCCCTGAAAA AGGGGGACCTGACGGGTCCGAATCCTGTCGACCGGGGCAAGTACGGCTCGAAGATCCACCTGATCACAGAAAGGTCAGGTCTGCCCATATCCGTCGGCATTTCCGGGGCCAACCTGCACGACAGCCAGGCCCTGATCCCGCTCGTGAAGGGCATCCCGCCCATCCGCTCGCGCCGCGGCCGGCGACGGCGCAAGCCCGGCAAACTCCACGCCGACAAGGGCTACGACTACCCCCACCTGCGGCGATGGTTACGCGAACGCGGCATCGCCCACCGCATCGCCCGCAAGGGAGTCGAGTCCTCGCAACGGCTGGGCCGCCACCGCTGGACCGTGGAACGCACCATGGCCTGGCTCGCCGGCTGCCGCCGCCTCCACCGACGCTACGAACGCAAAGCCGACCACTTCCTCGCCTTCACCAGCATCGCCTGCACCCTCATCTGCTACCGCAGGCTCGCCAAATGA
- a CDS encoding helix-turn-helix transcriptional regulator, giving the protein MLNPSIRLESLTPTSRCLILPNGNLKTGLSLPNRSPLNRSQKFDQVSPNRERTHVFHPEIISQRLSSGSNFEQISVRPAVKSTPTIGALPVSLTEPLDRALSLLYSLTAREKDVFSLLSNAPTFDNLAESLNITKRTVKFHVYNIRERLGGISYTQLCVVSYLHAIKKSSHLASLR; this is encoded by the coding sequence ATGTTGAATCCATCTATCAGACTAGAATCATTGACGCCAACATCAAGATGCTTGATCTTGCCAAACGGCAACTTAAAGACAGGCTTAAGCTTGCCGAATCGCTCACCCCTTAACAGATCGCAGAAGTTCGACCAAGTGTCACCGAACAGGGAAAGAACGCACGTGTTTCATCCAGAAATTATTTCACAGAGACTCTCAAGCGGATCGAATTTCGAACAAATTTCTGTCAGACCCGCCGTGAAGTCGACCCCTACCATAGGTGCACTTCCGGTTTCTCTTACCGAACCGCTTGATCGCGCTCTATCCCTTCTGTACAGCTTGACTGCCCGCGAGAAGGATGTCTTTTCACTACTATCCAACGCGCCCACCTTTGACAATCTCGCCGAATCCCTCAACATCACCAAGCGGACAGTCAAATTCCATGTTTACAACATACGTGAACGTCTCGGAGGGATCAGTTATACGCAACTGTGCGTTGTTTCGTACTTGCACGCCATTAAGAAGTCATCTCATTTGGCGAGCCTGCGGTAG